In a single window of the Papaver somniferum cultivar HN1 chromosome 8, ASM357369v1, whole genome shotgun sequence genome:
- the LOC113303396 gene encoding lysine-specific demethylase JMJ25-like, with protein sequence MRGGGGGTEIIFVPEDELRCNVRCNDWRCKNWRIHGKATCQYHYLRRFEMEMAKKKKKKELMLKSQQLSGKNCLDLVTVIADEEEEEEGRLKRNKGFMQGNREIVEQSEEKLKVYSLTEERSRRGNDLGRFVTVKSEKKEDESKSNKGFMEGDGEIVKQGEEALKVYSLTGKRSRRRTDLSGFVAVKSEEEDKEIVKQSEEKWNVYRRRRTDFSGFVTVKSEKEEDEPKSSKGFMKGDREIVKLNTYSLPQKRSRKRKDFSGFVSDYVDEEEEEDEKKCKIGSMEGNRKPEKKNIECKVKIDVIENKKMKKEVDSDNEKEYHPYRKNYLKMIEKKRSRYDEEEEEEQNENLNSVIKKMKMRGKGEIHEIKGLGKRQKVECIDLEDSDAGRREERKEKDCATGTAATSTSRSRSRSRRRPPPQSSSCSLQRVSKDERRKMSVAIPKKNKGKEEELFLRCHQCIGMKCKGEIVCCKNCKAKQYCLACIRRWYPRHTAESIAESCPFCRGSCNCKPCLRLCKVSKNLKSQGMKMEAEERLEYCQYLLHALLPVLNRIHEDQAMEKELEAKIQGISLSELDIEQTICYPDERFYCNNCKTSIVDLYRSCSKCSYDLCLSCCREIRDGSLQRSEEVIMKFTDRGKLYLHGGAPLPVLEDVPGSSRVKRGSEAIAVNAQNHVKLKPKWKAGSNGSIPCSSEEEEACGSGHLELKCILPENWVSELKRRAEEMALKYELWDMLATRTQRCSCFNSVGNIDLDKNNLRRSAYREDSDDNYLYCPIAREIRHGDMHHFQKHWIKGEPVIVRNVVDFTTGLSWEPMVMWRALRKVNNSKSSPYLALKAIDCLDWCEVEINIHQFFKGYSEGRSHFNSWPEMLKLKDWPPSNLFEELLPRHGAEFISSLPYQEYTNPKSGFLNLATKLPEEALRPDLGPKTYIAYGNGKELGRGDSVTKLHCDLSDAVNILMHTEEVSLNARQISTIEALKKVHRAQDEKELFLNPLMKRQVDVKHLSSAVRNGNPEPVATKVMTTHEESIFEVCIKTEVHNLATLEAADSHLLQPTQSNKRDVCLVHATHDGNMLDVGVQNVGSLMVAEAKAQIDETHGEIKVNENDYKWDEEQNNIDVWEKSNGGALWDIFRRQDVPKLQEYLKKHSREFRNIYCSPVEQVIHPVHDQTFYLTAKHKRKLKEEFGIEPWTFVQELGEAVFIPAGCPHQVRNLKSCIKVAVDFVSPENVQECARLTQEFRLLPKNHRAKEDKLEIKKMILHTINKVVKDLEEHMVRS encoded by the exons ATgagaggcggtggtggtggtactgAGATAATTTTTGTTCCGGAAGATGAACTTCGCTGCAATGTAAGATGTAACGATTGGCGGTGTAAGAATTGGAGGATTCATGGAAAGGCAACTTGTCAATACCACTATCTTAGACGTTTTGAAATGGAAatggcaaagaagaagaagaagaaggagttgaTGTTAAAATCTCAACAGTTGAGTGGGAAAAATTGTTTGGATTTGGTTACTGTCatagcagatgaagaagaagaagaagagggtagATTGAAAAGAAATAAGGGTTTTATGCAAGGAAATAGAGAAATTGTTGAACAGAGTGAGGAAAAACTGAAGGTTTATAGTTTGACAGAGGAAAGGAGTAGAAGAGGAAACGATTTAGGCAGGTTCGTTACTGTTAAATCAGAGAAGAAAGAGGATGAATCGAAAAGTAATAAGGGTTTTATGGAAGGAGATGGAGAAATTGTCAAACAGGGTGAGGAGGCATTGAAGGTTTATAGCTTGACAGGGAAAAGGAGTAGAAGAAGAACAGATTTGAGTGGGTTTGTTGCTGTTAAATCAGAGGAAGAAGATAAAGAGATTGTGAAACAGAGTGAGGAAAAATGGAATgtttatagaagaagaagaacggatTTTAGTGGGTTTGTTACTGTTAAatcagagaaagaagaagatgaaccgaAAAGTAGTAAGGGTTTTATGAAAGGAGATAGAGAAATCGTGAAATTGAATACTTATAGTTTGCCTCAGAAAAGGAGTAGAAAGAGAAAGGACTTTAGTGGGTTCGTTTCTGATTatgtagatgaagaagaagaagaagatgaaaagaaatGTAAAATTGGTTCAATGGAAGGAAATAGAAAACCAGAGAAGAAAAATATTGAGTGTAAAGTCAAGATTGATGTGATTGAGAATAAAAAGATGAAGAAAGAAGTAGATAGTGATAATGAGAAAGAGTATCATCCTTACAGGAAGAATTATTTGAAGATGATTGAAAAGAAGAGAAGTAGatatgatgaggaggaagaagaggagcagAATGAGAATCTCAACAGTGTaattaagaagatgaagatgaggggAAAGGGTGAAATTCATGAGATTAAGGGTTTAGGAAAAAGACAGAAGGTGGAATGCATTGATTTAGAAGATTCAGATGCAGGGCGGAGGGAGGAGAGAAAAGAGAAGGATTGTGCTACTGGAACTGCAGCTACAAGTACAAGCAGAAGCAGAAGCAGAAGCAGAAGAAGACCACCTccacaatcttcttcttgttctttacaAAGGGTTTCAAAGGATGAGCGAAGAAAGATGTCTGTGGCAATACCAAAGAAGAACAAG GGGAAAGAAGAGGAGTTGTTCTTAAGATGTCACCAATGTATTGGTATGAAATGCAAAGGGGAAATTGTTTGTTGCAAAAACTGTAAAGCTAAACAGTATTGTTTGGCGTGCATTCGTCGTTG GTATCCTCGGCATACAGCTGAATCCATTGCAGAGTCTTGCCCATTTTGTCGTGGAAGCTGCAATTGCAAGCCATGCTTGCGTTTGTGCAAAGTGTCTAAG AATTTGAAGAGCCAGGGAATGAAGATGGAGGCAGAAGAGAGACTTGAATACTGTCAGTATTTGTTACATGCTCTTTTACCAGTCTTGAATCGAATCCACGAAGACCAAGCAATGGAAAAGGAGCTCGAGGCGAAGATTCAAG GAATATCACTTTCGGAGTTGGACATAGAACAGACTATTTGTTACCCGGACGAACGTTTCTACTG CAACAACTGCAAAACTTCGATCGTCGACCTCTACAGAAGCTGTTCAAAGTGTTCTTATGATCTATGCCTAAGTTGTTGTCGGGAGATACGTGACGGTTCTTTACAAAGAAGCGAGGAAGTAATTATGAAGTTTACTGACAGAGGGAAGCTTTATCTACATGGTGGGGCGCCTTTACCAGTTTTGGAGGATGTTCCAGGGTCGTCAAGGGTTAAACGTGGTTCTGAAGCTATTGCCGTGAATGCACAGAATCATGTCAAACTAAAACCTAAGTGGAAAGCGGGGAGTAATGGTAGTATTCCTTGCTCATCTGAAGAAGAGGAGGCGTGCGGTTCTGGTCATTTAGAGCTAAAGTGCATTCTTCCAGAAAATTGGGTTTCGGAGTTGAAGCGTAGAGCTGAAGAAATGGCACTGAAATATGAACTCTGGGATATGCTTGCAACTCGTACACAGCGGTGTTCCTGTTTCAACTCTGTTGGCAATATTGACTTGGACAAGAATAATTTGAGGAGGTCAGCTTATCGTGAAGATTCTGATGACAATTATCTATATTGTCCAATAGCCAGAGAAATTCGGCATGGGGACATGCACCACTTTCAAAAACACTGGATCAAAGGTGAACCTGTAATTGTGCGGAACGTTGTGGATTTTACAACTGGTTTGAGCTGGGAGCCAATGGTTATGTGGCGTGCACTCCGCAAAGTTAATAATTCCAAGAGTTCACCGTACTTGGCGCTGAAGGCCATTGATTGCCTGGATTGGTGTGAG GTGGAGATTAATATACACCAATTTTTCAAAGGCTATTCAGAAGGTCGAAGTCATTTCAATTCATGGCCTGAGATGCTAAAACTGAAGGACTGGCCGCCATCTAATTTATTTGAGGAACTTTTGCCACGCCATGGTGCTGAATTCATCAGTTCCTTGCCATATCAGGAGTATACCAACCCGAAAAGTGGATTTCTTAATCTAGCTACAAAATTGCCAGAGGAAGCCTTGAGGCCGGACTTGGGGCCAAAGACATATATTGCATATGGGAATGGCAAAGAACTTGGCCGTGGTGACTCTGTAACAAAACTTCACTGTGATTTATCTGATGCG GTGAACATTTTGATGCATACTGAGGAAGTCTCTCTTAATGCGCGGCAAATTTCTACTATAGAGGCTTTGAAAAAGGTGCACAGGGCTCAAGATGAAAAAGAACTTTTTCTAAATCCTCTAATGAAAAGGCAGGTTGATGTCAAGCACTTGTCGTCAGCTGTCAGGAACGGTAACCCCGAGCCAGTAGCAACAAAAGTGATGACTACTCATGAAGAGTCAATTTTTGAAGTATGTATTAAAACTGAAGTTCACAATCTTGCTACACTGGAGGCAGCGGATTCACATCTCTTACAACCCACACAGTCGAATAAAAGAGATGTGTGTTTGGTACATGCTACGCATGATGGTAACATGCTGGATGTCGGTGTTCAGAATGTTGGAAGTCTTATGGTTGCGGAAGCTAAAGCTCAAATAGACGAAACACATGGGGAAATCAAGGTCAACGAAAACGACTATAAGTGGGATGAAGAACAGAATAACATTGATGTCTGGGAGAAGAGTAATGGTGGTGCTCTCTGGGATATCTTTCGTAGACAAGATGTTCCAAAACTTCAGGAATATCTTAAAAAACACTCTAGAGAATTCAGGAACATTTATTGTTCTCCAGTAGAGCAG GTGATTCACCCGGTGCATGACCAGACTTTTTATCTGACTGCAAAGCATAAGAGGAAACTCAAGGAGGAATTTG GTATTGAACCTTGGACTTTTGTACAAGAACTTGGGGAAGCAGTGTTCATTCCAGCAGGCTGCCCGCATCAAGTAAGAAATCTCAAG TCGTGCATAAAGGTTGCAGTCGATTTTGTCTCCCCAGAAAATGTTCAAGAGTGCGCCAGGTTGACTCAAGAATTCCGCTTACTGCCTAAGAACCATAGGGCCAAGGAAGACAAACTGGAG ATAAAGAAGATGATCCTCCACACTATAAACAAAGTTGTGAAGGATCTGGAAGAACATATGGTGAGATCATGA